TAGCTCTTGACCATAGGCACCGATGTTCTGAACCGGAGCCGCGCCAACGGTCCCCGGAATACCACTCATCGCCTCAACGCCAGCCAGTCCCTGGGCAATAGTGTGAGCCACAAAGGCATCCCAGTTTTCACCGGCTTGAACCCGGATAACGACTCGGCCATCTTCGCGAGAGCGAACCGGCTCAATACCGAGATTGGCAACTTTGATAACCCGAAGCTCTGAGACGTCGTCGGCAACGACCATGTTTGAGCCGCCGCCAAGGATCAACCAGTCATCACCCGAACGCCAAACACCGAGGGTGTGCTCAATTAGGTCATCGCGGGTTTTTGCCTCGTAAATTTCAGCTGGAACCCCTCCGACTCGAATGGTGGTTAGCTCGCTAAGCGGCTGAGGTGCCATTAAATGCGCACCTGTGCCTGTGCTTTACCCAAAACCGTGGTCTCGTTGAAAACCGCGGTTAGGTCGATGCGCACCAAACGATTCTCTTCATCGATGGCGCCAATCTTGCCGGTAACAACCAGCACAGCACCGTCAACCGGGTCAACTACAACCGGCTTGGTGAAGCGCACCTGGTAGTCGGCAATACGGCCGGCATCGCCAACCCAATCAACCGCAACCTGAACGGCTGCACCCATGGTCAACATGCCGTGAGCCAGCACGCCAGGTAGGCCAACTGAAGCCGCAACGTCATCGCGGTAATGAATTGAGTTGAAGTCACCTGAGGCACCGGCGTAGCGGACCAAAGAATCACGGGTGAGCAAAAATTCGGTGGTGCCAATAACCTGGCCAACCTCTAGCGAGGCAATGTTTATGTGAGTCATTTACTCGTCTCCTCTAACCACAAGGGTCGAGATTGCGGTGCAAACCAACTCTTTATCTACGTCATAAATTTTGGTTTCAAAAGTCACCATTGAGTGCGCGCCGAGTGACTTTACGCTGGCTACCTCAAGCTGACTCACCAGCTCATCTCCGGCAACAATAGGCCGAGCGTGAATAAAGCGCTGGTCACCGTGAACCACACGACTGAAATCGATGTCAGCCTCAGGATCGGCAAGAACTGTTGCCAATGAGCGCTCTTGGATTACAACCGCGAAGGTTGGCGGAGCAATCACGTCGTTGTATCCGGCAGCTTGCGCAGCAAATACATCGAGGTTCATTGGGTTAGTTGACTTGACCGCGTGGGCGAATTCGCGGATTTTCTCGCGGCCAACCAAGTATGGATTGGTTGCCGGATACTTCTTGCCCTGCACATTTGGATTTACCACGGGTTAAGCGTATCTAGCGTTTGCCAAATTTGCTGGCGGCCAGAAGCGAGGGAAGACATAAAAAATCCTCCTGGGACTTTGAGTCTAGGAGGTGTAAAACTTTTGGTAGCTAGGGCGGGACTCGAACCCGCGACCCCACGATTATGAGTCGTGTGCTCTAACCACCTGAGCTACCCAGCCGGGTATTACCTTGCGGTAACTGGTTATTTTTTGTTTCGAGCCCCGAGCCAGGATTGAACTGGCGACCCCTTCCTTACCATGGAAGTGCTCTACCACTGAGCTATCGGGGCGCTGCACCATAGGCTTGCGCCAGGCACCAGAAGACTTTAGCACTAAATCGCGCTTGGAGGCAAACCAAACTTAATGCATCACTAAAGTTATTTTCATGACTAACGCGACCTTTCTAACCCAGAACAACGAGCAAGCCGAATGGTGGCGCTCAGCAGTGATTTACCAGATTTACCCACGCAGTTTTGCTGACGGAAACGGTGATGGCATTGGTGACCTTCCGGGCATCACCGAGAAGCTGGATTCACTGGCAACTTTGGGAATCGACGCAATCTGGTTTAGCCCGTTCTTCAAGAGCCCTCAAAAAGATGCCGGTTACGACATCAGTGACTACCGCCAGATTGACCCAATCTTCGGCACCAACGAGGATTTTGACGTTCTGTTGGCCAAGGCAAAATCTCTTGGCATTCGCATCATCGTTGACATCGTGCCAAACCACACCAGTGATCAGCACGCATGGTTTCAGGCAGCACTAGCCGCCGCCCCGGGTTCAGTCGAGCGCGGTTACTACCACTTCAAAGACGGCAAGGGCGCTAACGGCGAACTGCCTCCAAACAACTGGCAGTCAATCTTCGGCGGACCAGCATGGTCTCGAATCACTGAGGCAGATGGTTCTCTGGGCCAGTGGTACCTTCACCTATTCGATTCATCACAGCCAGATTTGAACTGGGAGAACCCAGCGATTGCCGATGAGTTTGACGAGATTTTGCGCTTCTGGCTCAAGAAGGGCGTAGACGGTTTCCGCGTTGACGTTGCTCACGGCATGGTCAAGCGTGCCGGTTTGCCAGACGCAACCATCTATGACGAAAACCTTCGTGAGCGCTCAATTTCTAACCTCACCATGGATGAAGCCGAGCTTGCTGTTCCGTATTGGGGCCAGCCGGGAGTTCACGATGCCATTCGTCGATTCCGTCGTGTAATCGATGAGTTTGACGACCGCGCGATGTGCGCCGAAGCATCAATGAGCCCACTACCGCGACTGGCCATGTGGGTCCGACCAGATGAGTACCACCAGTCATTCAACTTTGACTACATGCACAGCGCATACGAGCCAGAAGCAATCAAGAAGATTGTCACCGACTCAATCGTTGAGTACGGCAAGGTAGGCGCGTCAAGCACCTGGGTGCTTTCAAACCACGATGGCATCCGCCACGCAACCCGACTTGGTATTGCACCTGAAAACACCCCGCGCCCTGGTGACGGTATTCACCCAACTGACCCAATGCCAGATGAAGCCCTGGGTCTGCGTCGTGCACGTGCAGCAACCTCTTTCATGCTGGGTCTACCTGGTTCTTCATACCTTTACCAAGGAGAAGAACTTGGCCTGCCGGAAGCATGGCAACTAGAGGGTAAGTACCGCCAAGACCCTACCTATGCCCGCACCAACGGCGAGCGCATTGGCCGCGATGGCTGCCGCGTGCCGCTGCCTTGGGTTGCTGACGCCACCGCTTCAAACGGATTCAACACCACCGGAGAATCTTGGCTACCGCAGCCTGCAAACTACCGCGTGTTTGCTCGTAACCTGCAGGAGGGCGTAGCTGGATCAACGCTCGAACTTTACAAGCGCCTGCTAAAGGAACGCCGCCAGTTTGGTCTTGGCTCAGGCCAGTTCCGCTGGGCTGACGAGTATCAGGACAAAAATACCCTGGCCTACGTCAATAACGGAGTTTTGGTTGTGACCAACTTTGGCCCTGAGGCCGTTGTGGTTCCAGCCGGTGAAATTTTGGTTACCACTCAGCACGACCTCAGCATCGAGGGTGAACTTGAGCACGACCAGACCGTTTGGATCAAGCTCTAACATGACACTGGACACAACCGTAGGAGCCCGCCACCTTGCACGTTATGGGCAGGAGTGGTGGCGCTCGGCAGTGATTTATCAGGTTTACCCACGCTCTTTTGCTGATGCAAATGGTGACGGCATGGGTGATTTGCCGGGCATTACCTCTCGATTGGGGTCTTTGGCGGCACTTGGCATTGATGCTGTTTGGTTGTCTCCGTTTATGCGCTCGCCGCAAAAAGATGCGGGCTATGACGTAAGTGATTACTGCGATGTTGACCCGCTGTTCGGCACCCTGGCTGACTTTGATGACATGTTGACCCGGGCCCATGAGTTGGGTCTACGCGTTTTGGTTGATCTAGTGCCCAATCACACCAGTGACCAGCACCGATGGTTCCAGGCCGCCTTGGCTAGCGAAGAAGGGTCTCCGGAGCGCGCCTTCTACCACTTCAAAGATGGTCGTGGGGCTTCGGGAGACCTTCCGCCGAACAACTGGGTATCGATGTTCGGAGGCCCAGCTTGGACACGAACCACCAACCCGGACGGCACCCCAGGCCAGTGGTACTGCCACCTATTTGACTCATCGCAGCCAGACCTAAATTGGGAAAACCCAAAGGTAGAGGAAGCGTTCGAAGCAATTTTGCGCTTTTGGCTTGACCGCGGCGTGGACGGATTTAGAGTCGACCAACCGCACGCTATGGGCAAAGCAGAAGGATTGCCAGACCACCCCGACGTGGAGCGAGCCGGTGCCGGATTTATCGAGGGCGAAGCATCTCCGCCGATGTGGTTTCAGGACTCGGTGCACCCAATCTTTAGAAAATGGCGCAAAATTCTTGACAGCTACCCTGGCGAGCGCGCCATGTGCGGCGAGGCATACGTGTTACCGCTTTCATTTATGGCGCTGTGGGTGCGCCCAGATGAATTCCACCAGACTTTCAACTTCAGGTTTCTGGACAGCGAGTGGAAGCCAGAGATTCTTTTCAACTCGATCAATGAGTCTTTTGAGGCCTTCGATGGCGTTGGCGCCCCGAGCACCTGGGTGCTGTCAAACCACGACATCATTCGCCACGCAACCCGAATGGGTGGCGTCCAGGGCCGCCCAACCGCATCAGATGGCATCGGGCCAAACGATCCTCAGCCAGACCGCGAACTAGGCTTGCGCCGAGCCAGAGCCGCAACCCTGTTTGTACTTGGCCTACCTGGGTCGACCTACCTTTACCAAGGTGAAGAACTTGGGCTGCCGGAGCACACCACACTGGCTGACGAGTTTAGACAAGACCCAACTTTCTACCGCACCTCGGGCAAGCGAGTTGGTCGTGATGGCTGCCGAGTGCCACTCCCATGGGAGTCAGGTTTGGGTGCGGCCAATGGCTTCAACCGCACTGGCCAGGCTTGGTTGCCTCAACCAGAAATTTACGCCGAGTACGCACGCGACCGTCAGGAGGGCGTGGCTGGTTCAACTCTCGAGCTCTACAAGCACGGGTTGGCTACGCGCCGCCGACTTGGGCTTGGTGAGGGATCCTTTGATTGGGCGCCCGAGTTTGTTAGCGAGAATTCCCTCGGCTACCGCAACGGTGACATCCTGGTGGTGCACAACTTTGGCCACGAACCAATTGCCTTGCCAGCCGGAGAGATTAGCGCGTCTAGCCTGCATGGCATGACAAGCGGCCACGACCTAGTTGCCGATCAAACCGTTTGGCTGCGGATTAGCTAGCCACCGAGTTTGGTTCTTGAAACCACTGCGGCGGCGACTAATCCGAAGGCTGCCGAAATGAGCAGCGGGGTGGTGCCTAACCCATCTCCAAGGTTCCACGCCAAACCGGCCCAGATTCCGGCAACCAGCAACCCCAGGCCACTCAGACCCTGAAGCCTAGATTGCACCAGAAGCTGCTGATTATCGCGGGCGATGCGAGACACCCAAGACTTGCCGACCACATCGTTGGCGGCAGCAAAGCCACCGTAAACAATTACCAGCAGGGCTGAAAAGGTTTTGTCGCTGGTGAGCGCAAAGCCTCCGTACGCAATTGAGAAGCAAACCAGACCGAGGGCGTAAACGTGTTGTGGTTTCATGCGGTCTGCCAGTAACCCAAACGGAAAACTCATTGAGGCATAGGCAATGTTGAACAGCAGGTAAAGGCCCACGACCTCGGTGACTTCAAAACCCTCTTGGCTCAGGTGAAGCAAAATCAGGGCATCCGGAAAGTTAGCCAGTGAAAAGATTGCCAGCATCCAAATCAAGAGTTTTAGTTTGGGCGCGAGTGTCCCTTGAGCACCGGTGGAGGATTTCGAGGCAGCCGCGGGCGCAGCAATTTTGCGAGGCTTGCGCGGCCTGGGTTGGCGGCGGTTTTCAAAATCGTTGTCTTTGATGAAAAAGACAGCAGCGGTTGACAGCACAGCCGGAATAACCGCTATCCACAGAACACTTCTAAGGTCCCCATCAAACAGAGATAGCAACGCGAGGGCCAGGGCTGGGCCGATTACGGCACCTAAAGTGTCACTGGTCCGGTGAAAGCCAATCACTTTGCCGCGGTCCCGCGAATCAACTCCTTGCACCAGAATTGCATCTCGGGCAGCAGACCGCAGACCCTTGCCAAGGCGGTCAACCACACGACCAATCATGACCACGGGCCAAGCGCCAGCCAAGGCAATGATGAACTTTCCGAGCGCTGCGCCGCCATAACCAACCGCCACCATTACTTTGCGGGGCACCCAGCGGTTTATCCATGCCGAGGCCAGTTTGGTAAGTGACATAGCGCCCTCGGCAGCACCCTCAATGGCCCCGACAATTGCAGCCGGTGCACCAAGCACCGAGTTCAAAAATATCGGCATCAAGGGGTAAAGCATTTCGCTGGCAGCATCTTGCAGCAGAGACACCCACGAGATGGCAAACAGGTTGCGACTTAGCCAAGCCGGGCGGCGTGAGCCAGTCCGCGCTGCCTCACTCCCCCGCTTGGCCATTTATCGACCGCTAGTCTTGGTACTTCTTTGATGGCCAGAAGAAAGTCTTCTTGGTCATAAAAGCCAGCGCCGGCACAATTACGGTACGTACCAACAAGGTGTCCAAAAGCACACCGATGCAAACAATCACACCGATTTGAGCCAGCGCCACGAGTGGCAACACACCGAGTACGGCAAATACCGCTGCGAGCAAGATACCCGCGCTGGTGATTACCCCACCGGTTGAGCTCAGCGCCTTGATCATGCCCTGCTTGGTTCCCAAGAGTTCGGCTTCTTCTTTTGCGCGAGTTACCAAGAAGATGTTGTAGTCAACACCGAGGGCGACCAAGAACAAAAAGCTGTATAGGAATACGCTTAGGTCAAGAGCCGGGAATCCGAATACATTTACGAACAAGAACCAGCCGGCGCCCATCGATGCAAAGAAAGATGCAACGACTGTAACCAACAGCAGAACAGGTGCCACGATGGCCCGGAGCAAAAGAACTAGCACCAAGAAGACCAGCAGCAAGATCAGCGGAATCACAATTAGCTGGTCGTGAGCGTAAGCCTCTTTGACCTCAAGGGCTTGCGCATCTTGGCCACCCACGGCGGCGTCGGCACCATCAACGTTGCCCACAACTTCGCGAAGAGCAATGATTGAAGCATTTGCCTCTTCAGATTGTGCTGCTCCGTCGAGAATTACGTCAATGCGCGCAATTGAGTCGTTTGACGCCGTGACTTCTGCCGAAGCAACGCCATCAACGGTCAGTGCCGCTGCAACAACATTGTCGGCTTTGTCGAGATTACTGACCACGATGGTTGGCGAGGTTGAACCTGCCGGGAACGCCTCGGCCAAAACCTCAGAACCCACCACAGCTTCAGGGGTCTTCAAGAAGCGGTCTGAGCTAGAAAGACCAACCTGAATTCCGCCAGCGCCGGCGGCAAGTGCTCCAAGAATCAAAACACCGATTACAGAAACTGCCACCGGCTTCTTGCTAACACCGCGACCCAACTTGGCCCACAGACCTGAGTCACTCTTGTTGACGCCACCGAACTTTGGAACGAATGGCCAAAACAAACCGCGCCCAAAGACAACCAGTGCCGCTGGCAAGACAGCCAAAGCAGAAATCATGGCAATGACAACACCGGTGGCACAGACAATTCCGAGTGCGCGGTTACCGGCTAGGTCGGCAAAGCTGAGGGTAAGGAGTGCGAGGGTTACTGTTCCACCCGATGCAATGATCGCTGGGCCAGCGCCGCGCAGGGCCTTGGCCATGGCCTCGTGACGGTCTTCGATGCCGAGCAGTTCTTCTCTATAGCGAGCAATCAGTAGCAGCGCGTAGTTTGTACCCGCACCAAAAACCAGAACAGAAAGAATGCCGGTTACCGATGCATCAGGGGTAATGCCAAACAGGTTGGCAACCTGACGAGCCAACTGGCCCGCCATTCCATCAGCGGTGCCCACTACCAAAAGCGGAATCAACCAAAGCACTGGGCTGCGGTAGGTGATGAGCAGCAAGACGGCCACGACCACAACGGTTGATAGCAATAGCGTAAAGTCAGCGCCGGCAAATACTCCGGCGATGTCCGCCTGGAAACCCTCAGGCCCAGTTACATAAACATCGATTCCCGCCGGAGCACCGTCATCGGCAATCTCACGTAGTTCAGCAACTCGGTCGGTGATGACCTCAGTCTCGTCTGACTTTTCGAGCGGAACCGTGACAACAGCAACTTTGCCATCATCGGAAATCTGAGCCGGTGGCACAAATGCCGAACCGTTCAGCTCAGCGTTGGTGAACTCCAAAAACTTTTCGTTCACACCACCGGTCGGCATCCCCGCCATCGGGTCAAAAGTGCCTTGCAACCAGGTAATGGCTTCTTCTGAAAACTCTGAATCAGAGGCATAGACAATTACGGCAGCGGTTGAATCTGAACCAGGCAGTTCAGCCAGCTTTTCATCAACAATTACAGATTCTGCAGTTGCCGGCAAACCAACACCCGGGTTGGTTTCAGTGGAAGCAGCTTTGAGCGGACCAAAGGCTAGGCCAGCAAAAATAAGACCAAGCAGCAGGGTTACCCAAGCTGTTTTTCGGCCGGTGATGAAACTGATTAAACCGTTCATTGTTGGTTCCCCTTCAAGTTATTTAGTTCTGGCTGGCGCCGATTTATAGATTTATTCGGCTAATCCAAGCTGTTCTGCGAGCTCAAGAATTCGATCAATGATGTCGTCACGAATAAGCCGTGCACGCTCATCTCCCTTGATTCCCTGTTCTGCAGGCTCAACAATTGGCCAAACCTCAACATTCCCCTTCATCGTTGGGGTAGGTGCAACCTTGGCCTCGGTTCCCAGAACAATAACTCGGTCAACCGACTCAAATAGGTGAGGGTCAATAGTTTTTGGGTGCTCGTCTGCGGTAGAAATGCCGATCTCTGAGAGCATGGCAACGGCATCAGCAGCCAACTGCTCACCAGGTGCGGTGCCGGCAGAATAAACGTCAACATCATCACCACCGATGTGCCGCATTAGGGCTGCTGCGGTTTGAGACTTGCCTGCATTGTGTACGCAAACAAACATTACTGATGGTTTCAAATTTGACACTTTGTCTCTTCTCATCGGGCAGAACTTCCGGCCACGTTTTCAGACTAGTCCTTGGCTCTAAAACTGAAAAACCCACCATCGCTGGTGGGCTCTTCAAAACTACTTAGCTGACTAAAACTTCTGGTCGATCTCTGCAATTAGCTCTTCGATGTGCGCACGGATCTTGTCGCGAATCGGGCGAACCGCCTCAACTCCCTGACCCGCTGGGTCATCTAGCACCCAGTCAAGGTAGGTCTTCCCTGGGAAGAACGGGCAGGTGTCTCCACAGCCCATGGTGATTACGTAGTCCGATGCCTTGACGGCTTCGTCGCTCAAGACCTTTGGGGTGTTGGCGCTGATGTCAATGCCCTCTTCAAGCATCGCTGCAACAGCTGATGGGTTTACCTCGTTCTTTGGCGCAGTACCTGCAGAACGAACCTCGACTCGGTCACCGGCAAGTGCCTGTAGGTAACCTGCGGCCATCTGTGAACGACCTGCGTTGTGAACGCATACAAACAAGACGGATGCTTTTTTATCTGACAACTCGAACTCTTTTCTCTTTATCGCAGTTCAAGTTTTGCACCTTTAGGTCTGCGACAAGTCAATGTTTGCCAGTTGTTCACCCGGCGATTTAGTGGGTCGGAATCCGGTCGCGATCGTTGGTGACAGACGTGTGCCCATGGGGAACTGGTCGACCAAACTCATCAAGCCCAACAAAAACAATGTGATCCACCGTAAGAATGTTTTTCTGAGTGATCATGTTGCGAACCTCGGCCCGCATGGTTATTGAAGTGTTGCCAAATTTGTTGGCTACCAGACCCATTTCGATTAGGTCACCCTCGATGGCCGAGGCAACAAAATTGATCTCAGAGATGATTTTGGTAACTACTCTGCGATTACCAAGTTGCAAGATTGCGTAAATCGTGGCCTCTTCATCAATCCACTTCAGCAAACTACCGCCAAATAGGGTGCCGTTTGCATTTAGGTCTTCGGGCCTAACCCATTTGCGGGTGGTGAATTCAATCTGTGACATCTGCGCCGCTCTCTAGTCATCGTTGACTAGGTGTTTGTCTTAACAAACATTTCACCACAGATTCAAAACGAGCGCCACCGCCGCAGTCAAAACAATCACGATTGTCAGCCTTGTGCTGCTTGCCGAAACCGATTTAACTTTTTGCTCAAGTACAGGATTCCTGGTCACCAGATCACCGTTTTCAACGCGTGAAATCAGTGCGTCGAGGCGCTGTGGCAGGCTGGCTAGGGTGGTTAGCGTTGATAGCAGCTGGCGGCCGGCGGCCCCAAACGTGCGACTGGCGCCACCGTTGAGCAAAGTTCTAGCGAACGGGTCAACGGCATCCCACATGTTGAAGTCGCGGTTGAGAGCACTTGTGACGCCAGAAATCAAAGATATGCTGCGGAAAAGCAATAAAAAGTTCTCGGGCATTTGAAACGGCAATGTGCGCAGAATCTCATTGAACTTGATTGCAAAATCTCTAAGCTCACGAGGGTCGGTCTTGGTGAGGTCAGCAACTCCAAGCCCGGCGAATCGGTCGAACAGGGCTGATACAGCGCGCTCAAGTTGAACAGTGTCGGCGGTTGGCAGCAACACTCCAAGGCGCTGAATGGCCATGACGTAGCCTCGGGCATCTCTGGCAACTAGCGCAAACAGGAGCGTTTGAAGGTCCTGCTTGAGAACCTCGCTGACTTCACCCATCATTCCAAAATCGATGAAGGTTAGCGTGAAGGGAACCGATGAGCCGGACCCCTGGGGAGTCACGAAGATGTTCCCCGGGTGTGGGTCGGCATGAAAAAAGCCGGTAACGAACATCTGCTGAAACGTAACTCTCGCTAGTTCAGCAGCAACCTTATTTGAGTCAATCCCGGCGGATTCAAGGGCACTAACGTCAGAAATCTTAATTGCCGCGACATTACTCAGGGTCAGAACTTTTCGCGCCGATCGCTCCCAAATCACGGTCGGCGTTGCTACCCAAGGGTCACCGGAAAAGTCAGCCGCAAAGCGCTCAAGGTGCTGCGCTTCAACTCGATAGTCGATCTCTTGCAGGCAGGTGAAGGCAAACTCTTCAACCAGGGCTGGGGCATCGGCACGCCGATTAACCAACCGAATTCGAGATAACCACGAGCCAACTTTTCTGATGGCTTTGAGGTCCACAGCGACAACATCATCGATACCCGGTCGCAGCACCTTAACGATGACTTCGGCGAAACCAAGATCTCCGGCCAGACCTGCTGAGAGCCTGGCACGATATGCCTGACCGAGTGAGGCTGCAGCGATAGGTTCATTCGCAAATTCTTCGAACGCCACAGTTAGCGGCAGGCCAAGTTGCTCCTCAATCTGCGCGACCACCGACTCAAAAGGTTCGGGGGCAACTTCATCTTGCAAACCCTCAAGCTCGCGAGTGATTTCTACCGGTAAAACATCGATGCGCGCGGAAAGAAACTGGCCTGCCTTGATAACAAGGCCACCGAGGTCGGCAGCCAAAACCCTAAATTTGCGGGCCAGCTTCTGCAGCCTTCGAGTGCGGCTCTTAGCAACCCGCTTCTTGAGGCCAAATTTTGGCAGGACTAACTCAAACCACCAAGTTTGCGCGAGCGCAATGGCTGCGAACGTGAGAATTCTTCGGTAACGCCGTTTTAGAGAGTGTGAAGTCTGGGCGGTTACCAAAGCGGAATCAGAGGGCATCTTTTTTAGTCTTCAGCCAAAATCTTGTAGAGCTTTCGGGTTACCTCATCGATCAGCTGAGTTGCCCGCAGCTTTTGATCGCGGTCACCACTTTGAGTGATTCCCGAAACCGCGTTAGCTAACTTGGCCGAAGCTGCGAGGACGTTGCTGCTGCAGTCCGAAGCGCCTTTGCGATTTTGGTCGGCAACGGCATCTTCACCTTCGGAAGAATCAGCTGACTCTTCGAGAGTAGCTAGACGATCAGAGCCAGCTTCGGTGAGCCTGTAAATCTTGCGATCCTCAACTAGTTGCGACTCAACCAAAGAACTCTCAATTAGTGAGTCGAGCTCCAAAGAAACTGCGCCGTCTGAAGGCTTCAAAGCCATGCCACTGGCTACACCGATTGCTCGCACAATCTGGGCTAAGTTTTTGTCACCTGAGGCAAGGGCCGCAAGGATGGAGTTTTGCAGGGCCTCAGGGGCAACTTTGACGACTGTGTCTTTTGCGCCAAATCCGGTGCTGTTGTTCGAAATTAACTGCTTGACCGAATCAAAAATGTCGCGAAGTTCAGAGGGTAGCTGAGGGTTTTGCACTTTTCCGCCTATCCATCAAAAGCACGCAAATTCTTGCGCACTATCCTCAAGCAAAAGGCAGCGACAATTCATCCCAGTAATTTACTGGAAGAGTGCAAGTAACTCGGCAACGTTGGCCTTCTCATTGAGTGGGTGCCGCATAGGAATCTGGCCATTCACCAGGTAGGTGTTATTTCTACCCACCTTTTCCTTAACAACGTAGCCAGCAGCCACCAAGTCGTTCAAAATTCCAGCGGTGGCTCTCGAGGTTATACCAACCTTGGCAGCGATTTGATCAATGGTTAGGTCCGGTGTTTGCACAAGCGCCACGAGAACGTGCCCATGG
This portion of the Rhodoluna limnophila genome encodes:
- a CDS encoding ABC1 kinase family protein, which codes for MPSDSALVTAQTSHSLKRRYRRILTFAAIALAQTWWFELVLPKFGLKKRVAKSRTRRLQKLARKFRVLAADLGGLVIKAGQFLSARIDVLPVEITRELEGLQDEVAPEPFESVVAQIEEQLGLPLTVAFEEFANEPIAAASLGQAYRARLSAGLAGDLGFAEVIVKVLRPGIDDVVAVDLKAIRKVGSWLSRIRLVNRRADAPALVEEFAFTCLQEIDYRVEAQHLERFAADFSGDPWVATPTVIWERSARKVLTLSNVAAIKISDVSALESAGIDSNKVAAELARVTFQQMFVTGFFHADPHPGNIFVTPQGSGSSVPFTLTFIDFGMMGEVSEVLKQDLQTLLFALVARDARGYVMAIQRLGVLLPTADTVQLERAVSALFDRFAGLGVADLTKTDPRELRDFAIKFNEILRTLPFQMPENFLLLFRSISLISGVTSALNRDFNMWDAVDPFARTLLNGGASRTFGAAGRQLLSTLTTLASLPQRLDALISRVENGDLVTRNPVLEQKVKSVSASSTRLTIVIVLTAAVALVLNLW
- a CDS encoding PadR family transcriptional regulator, giving the protein MQNPQLPSELRDIFDSVKQLISNNSTGFGAKDTVVKVAPEALQNSILAALASGDKNLAQIVRAIGVASGMALKPSDGAVSLELDSLIESSLVESQLVEDRKIYRLTEAGSDRLATLEESADSSEGEDAVADQNRKGASDCSSNVLAASAKLANAVSGITQSGDRDQKLRATQLIDEVTRKLYKILAED
- a CDS encoding helix-turn-helix transcriptional regulator — its product is MANWTFLTHHGHVLVALVQTPDLTIDQIAAKVGITSRATAGILNDLVAAGYVVKEKVGRNNTYLVNGQIPMRHPLNEKANVAELLALFQ